A region of Liolophura sinensis isolate JHLJ2023 chromosome 8, CUHK_Ljap_v2, whole genome shotgun sequence DNA encodes the following proteins:
- the LOC135473790 gene encoding uncharacterized protein LOC135473790, whose translation MLADGFNVAVGTHTSLGIKRYEYHTLALTNNLITGESTQPSPETADCSENQSVHYCNCGLDRTRIRGHDKRDTTDAPKESLRLCTVKDYFTCVRNFSGVPIHREECPCLRSCHRVEYAVSLSEAASSLYAAESRVLSLNEDLPELPARFQKARDTYHRKDFTTFIHDTLILNETSWELQLVNGSFCSALKLLSNHRIEYDNTLRNLKDRITSLNKSVSVHSHLFIHGNHAGFHFLSPPLKTTIKSILSKQDIIEHIDNGNEHRINETLSGIMQELGRLALERYDVIVTGTLLEQIEKEVKRFREDLVLGYGQKYREFNSSFKIYDEKTRTIMNITSKLISDLKRKYGEIRNISHLLRHHDRHSRKHKQETKSRLLGFFESVKKLEQGPVRLLVEGLHQLSELYATHKKSIVAMYSDIEKAGQFLDSKGHDMQESFQSLQTWLKNSREHVERLQLELSAIAVRYEDEEITRSELSSLLNGTDLQMRYKQPRTCWTTLSPPSLSCTKRPPSWLT comes from the exons ATGTTGGCAGATGGATTTAACGTGGCCGTCGGCACCCACACCTCCCTGGGGATCAAACGTTACGAG TATCATACATTGGCGTTAACTAATAATCTGATCACCGGTGAGTCAACACAACCTAGTCCTGAGACGGCGGATTGTTCCGAGAACCAGTCCGTGCATTACTGTAACTGTGGTTTGGACAGGACACGTATCAGGGGAC ATGATAAAAGAGACACCACAGATGCGCCCAAGGAGTCGTTGCGCCTGTGTACCGTGAAAGattattttacatgtgtcaGGAATTTCTCAG GTGTCCCCATTCATCGCGAGGAGTGCCCATGCTTAAGAAGCTGCCACAGAGTGGAATACGCCGTATCTTTGTCTGAGGCCGCCAGTTCGCTGTACGCCGCGGAGAGTCGGGTACTATCGCTGAACGAAGACTTGCCAGAACTGCCGGCACGGTTCCAGAAGGCCAGAGATACTTACCACAGGAAGGACTTCACCACGTTCATTCATGATACGCTCATCCTGAACGAGACCTCCTGGGAATTACAATTAGTGAACGGGAGTTTCTGTTCGGCCCTGAAGCTTCTGAGTAACCACAGGATTGAGTACGACAATACTCTGAGGAATTTAAAAGACAGAATAACCTCCTTAAATAAAAGCGTCAGCGTTCATTCCCATTTATTTATCCACGGCAATCACGCTGGTTTCCACTTCTTATCGCCGCCATTAAAGACGACGATAAAGAGCATTTTGAGCAAGCAGGACATTATTGAGCACATTGACAATGGAAATGAGCACCGTATCAACGAGACTTTGAGCGGAATCATGCAAGAGTTAGGTCGTCTGGCTTTGGAAAGATATGACGTAATTGTGACTGGTACATTGCTGGAACAAATTGAAAAGGAAGTAAAGCGATTCCGGGAAGATTTGGTTCTGGGTTACGGACAAAAATACCGGGAATTCAATAGTTCGTTCAAGATTTATGACGAAAAGACACGGACTATAATGAACATAACGTCCAAGCTGATTAGCGACCTGAAACGAAAATACGGAGAAATCCGTAATATTAGTCATTTGTTGCGTCATCATGACCGACATAGCCGCAAACACAAACAGGAAACGAAGTCGAGGTTGTTAGGATTTTTCGAATCTGTGAAAAAGCTGGAACAAGGGCCAGTGAGGCTGTTGGTGGAAGGTTTACATCAGCTCTCCGAGTTATACGCAACACACAAGAAAAGCATTGTGGCGATGTACAGTGACATAGAAAAGGCTGGTCAGTTCTTAGACTCCAAGGGACATGATATGCAAGAGTCGTTCCAGTCCTTACAGACCTGGCTTAAAAATAGTCGTGAACATGTGGAGAGGCTGCAGTTGGAATTATCGGCAATAGCTGTGCGTTATGAAGATGAAGAAATCACACGATCAGAGCTGAGCAGCCTGTTAAACGGGACAGACTTACAGATGAGATACAAGCAGCCAAG AACTTGCTGGACGACATTGTCTCCTCCATCGCTGTCCTGCACGAAAAGGCCTCCATCTTGGCTAACCTGA